One Urechidicola croceus genomic window, TGGTGACAAAGCACGTGTTCCGCGTTCTAAAACCTCATCAATATCTTCATAACCTTCTTTATTCATCTTTACGTTTAACGGAAAATATTGTGGTGGAGGCAAAAGTCCATCTGTAACTTCTTTTACAAACTCCTCTTTAGTCATATCTGCTCTTAGCGCATAATTCATTTTCTTTTGGTTTCCTAATGAATCAACTGTTTCCTTCATCATATTCTTTCCACATGCTGATCCTGCTCCATGAGCAGGATATACAATAACATCATCAGCTAAAGGCATAATTTTATTTCGTAAACTATCGAATAATGTTTCTGCTAGCTGTTCTTGAGTCATATGTGCTGCTTTTTGAGCCAAATCTGGTCTACCTACATCTCCTAAAAACAATGTGTCGCCACTAAAAATTGCATGATCCTTTCCGTTCTCATCTCTTAATAGATATGTTGTGCTCTCCATAGTATGACCTGGAGTATGCATAGCAATAATAGTTACATTTCCAACTTTAAATTCTTGTCCATCTTTAGCAATTATTGCATCAAAAGAAGTTTGTGCTGTTGGTCCATATACAATATCTGCTCCAGTTTCTTTGGATAAAGTAATATGACCACTTACAAAATCTGCATGAAAGTGTGTTTCAAAAATATATTTAATTTTAGCATTATCATCATTTGCACGCTTAATATATGGCTTTACTTCTCTCAATGGATCAATAATAGCTACCTCTCCATTACTTTCAATATAGTAAGCACCTTGCGCTAAACATCCTGTATATATTTGTTCTATTTTCATTTTATACTTCTTAATTATTATTTTGTAAAATTAAAAATTGTTTGATTAATAATTGGTAACATAGGTTACAATCTGTTTTTAACTAAAAAACAGAGGTCTTCATTATTAAAAGGCCTCTGTTTCACACTTTAAAAAACCTTTACAACATTGTTGATGGCTCAACATATTTAGTTCTCTTAATTTTTGTTTTAGATATTTCATCAAAACCACCAGCTACATCTACCAAATTATTCCAACCTCTTTGTTTCAAAATAGATGCTGCTATCATACTTCTATAACCTCCAGCACAATGTAAAACAAATGGTTTGTCTTTTGGGAATTCTTGTAAATGATTATTTATTTCATTCAATGGAACATTAATTGCATTGATGATATGCTGTGATTCGAACTCACTAACTTTTCTTACATCAAACACCAAGGAATTTTCAGACATTAATTCTTCAAATTCTTTTGCTGTTATCCTCTTAATAACATCGATATCTTTTTTGGCTTTTTTCCAAGTTTCAAATCCACCTTCTAAATATCCAATCGTAAAATCATAACCTACTCTTGACAATCTTGTAATTGCTTCTTCTTCTTTATTTGGATATGTGACTAATAATATTTCTTGTTTTACATCTGGAATCATTTCACCTACCCATTGTGCAAAATTTCCATCTAAAGCAATATTAATACTATTTGGTATAAATCCTTTTGCAAAATCATCTGCATCACGAGTATCCAAAACCAAAGGTCGTTTTTCATCTGCAACTAACTCAAAAGCCTCCGCAGATAATGGTTTATGCCCACGAGTCATAACTTTATCAAGGCTATCGTAACCTTTAATATTCATTAACACATTTTGAGGAAAATATCCTGGTGGTGTAGTTAACCCTGTAAGTAATTCTTTTATAAACTCATCTTTGGTCATATCTGCTCTTAAAGCATAATTTACTTTTTTCTGATGCCCTAAAGTATCTGTTGTTTCATCACTCATTTTCTTACCACAAGCTGATCCTGCTCCATGATTGGGATACACAATTAAATTATCATTTAAAGGCATAATCCTATTTCGCAATGAATCAAATAAATGTCCCGCTAATTTTTCTTCAGTTAGTTCAGAAATAACATGTTGTGCAAGATCAGGACGACCTACATCACCAATAAATAATGTATCACCTGTAATAAGTCCATGTTCTTTTCCATCTTCATCAATCAATAAATAGGTTGTACTTTCCATCGTATGTCCTGGAGTGTGAATAATCTTCACTTTATAATCTCCAACATTAAATATCTGATTATCTTCAGCAACTATAGCATCATAAGATGGTTTTGCAGTAGGTCCGAACACAATTGAAGCTCCTGTTTTTTTCTTTAGATCTAAATGTCCACTAACAAAATCAGCATGAAAATGTGTTTCAAAAACATATTTAATCTTAGCATTATCTTTATTTGCTCGATCTATATATGGTTGTACTTCACGTAATGGGTCAAAAATTGCGGCTTCACCATTACTTTCAATATAGTAAGCTGCGTGTGCTAAACATCCTGTATAAATTTGTTCTACTTTCATCGTTTTAAGTTTAAAATTAATAGCACTAAATTACTTCAGAACCACTTAACGTACAGTTACTTTTGTTACATTCAACGGTAACTTTTGTTACAATACTAACTCTTTAATTAGAATATAGACTCCCATCAATAAAACAAACCATCCGAAGCCT contains:
- a CDS encoding MBL fold metallo-hydrolase — encoded protein: MKIEQIYTGCLAQGAYYIESNGEVAIIDPLREVKPYIKRANDDNAKIKYIFETHFHADFVSGHITLSKETGADIVYGPTAQTSFDAIIAKDGQEFKVGNVTIIAMHTPGHTMESTTYLLRDENGKDHAIFSGDTLFLGDVGRPDLAQKAAHMTQEQLAETLFDSLRNKIMPLADDVIVYPAHGAGSACGKNMMKETVDSLGNQKKMNYALRADMTKEEFVKEVTDGLLPPPQYFPLNVKMNKEGYEDIDEVLERGTRALSPNEFELVANETGAIVLDVRHQNDFVKGHIPRSIFIGIDGGFAPWVGALIADVEQPILLVADKGREEETITRLSRVGFDKTLGYLKGSFDAWRNAAKEYDTITSIDAIEFKRVLDNNTPVFDVRKESEYISEHIENVNNTPLDFLNKHLAEFPSKETFYVHCAGGYRSVIAASILKSRGIHNLIDIAGGFKAIKEADIPVTNYVCPSTLK
- a CDS encoding MBL fold metallo-hydrolase, producing the protein MKVEQIYTGCLAHAAYYIESNGEAAIFDPLREVQPYIDRANKDNAKIKYVFETHFHADFVSGHLDLKKKTGASIVFGPTAKPSYDAIVAEDNQIFNVGDYKVKIIHTPGHTMESTTYLLIDEDGKEHGLITGDTLFIGDVGRPDLAQHVISELTEEKLAGHLFDSLRNRIMPLNDNLIVYPNHGAGSACGKKMSDETTDTLGHQKKVNYALRADMTKDEFIKELLTGLTTPPGYFPQNVLMNIKGYDSLDKVMTRGHKPLSAEAFELVADEKRPLVLDTRDADDFAKGFIPNSINIALDGNFAQWVGEMIPDVKQEILLVTYPNKEEEAITRLSRVGYDFTIGYLEGGFETWKKAKKDIDVIKRITAKEFEELMSENSLVFDVRKVSEFESQHIINAINVPLNEINNHLQEFPKDKPFVLHCAGGYRSMIAASILKQRGWNNLVDVAGGFDEISKTKIKRTKYVEPSTML